From Paenibacillus sp. PL2-23:
CCTGTTTGTGGATATCGTGAAGGGGCTGGTGCATGTATTCCAGCCTGGGACCAAGGAGCATGATATTCATTCGTTGGACGGAATGCCGAGCTCGGTTATTCCTATTGCGGATGGCGGATGGGCCGTCACGATGCAGGATGGCGTGTATCGTTATAACCCTCAGCAGAGAGAGCTTAGCCTCGTGGTCCAGATTGAAGCCGATCTGCCAGGAAATCGTTTTAACGACGCCAAATGCGATCCCTCGGGGCGGCTATGGGCCGGAACGATGGATATTGGCTTTCAAGACTATACGGGAAGCTTATACCTTGTGGAGGCTGACGGGAGAGTGCGCACAATGCTGAGCCAGGTGGGCTGCTCCAACGGCATTGCTTGGGATGAGCGAAAGGGTGCTATGTATTACATTGACACGATGAAGCCTGAGGTGTGCGGTTTTCGATACGATGCCGCTACGGGCGAAATCAGCGAGCGGCGTAAGCTGCTGGAGTGGCCTAGCAATGCCGGATCGCCGGACGGCATGACAATCGATGCCGAGGGTCAGCTGTGGATCGCGCATTGGGGCGGCGGAAGAGTGTCCCGGTGGAATCCGGACACCGGCGAGCTGCTTGGCGAGCTTGCTGTGCCTGCGCCTAATGTTACCTCCTGCGTGTTCGGAGGTGCCGCGCTGGACGAGCTCTATATCACCACCGCGCGGGAAGGACTTTCCGCCAGTGAGCTGGACGCGTACCCCCTCGCAGGCGGCTTGTTCGTAGCAAAGCCTGGCGTCACTGGCACTGCTTCACGCCGCTTTGGCTGAGCCGCTGTAATGCGCCTAAGCAGCCATAACGACACGAGTGTGGCTATAGCGCAGGAAGTCGCTGCTCAGGCAGCCGTAACGACACCACGTGTCGTTATGAGCAAACTAACCCGCTTCAACCCCGCCATAGCCACACGAGAGATCGTTATTGCGCCGAATGAGGGGTTAGAAGATGCGATAGCGACACGACGTGTGGCTATAGCGCTGGAAGTCGCTGCTCAGGCAGCCATAACGACACCACGTGTCGTTATGAGCAAACTAACCCGCTTCAA
This genomic window contains:
- a CDS encoding SMP-30/gluconolactonase/LRE family protein, with product MNKTEWVTAELALDTKSKLGEGPHWNRGLEQLLFVDIVKGLVHVFQPGTKEHDIHSLDGMPSSVIPIADGGWAVTMQDGVYRYNPQQRELSLVVQIEADLPGNRFNDAKCDPSGRLWAGTMDIGFQDYTGSLYLVEADGRVRTMLSQVGCSNGIAWDERKGAMYYIDTMKPEVCGFRYDAATGEISERRKLLEWPSNAGSPDGMTIDAEGQLWIAHWGGGRVSRWNPDTGELLGELAVPAPNVTSCVFGGAALDELYITTAREGLSASELDAYPLAGGLFVAKPGVTGTASRRFG